The genome window GACGACTTTGAGTCTAGTAAAATTCTTTAACTGTTTAATGTCAGACACCTAATTATGCCTTTGCATGACTTTAATTATTGTCTTTTCCAGCAGTCTACTGGTAAAAAGTGGGGCAGTATACAAACAGCCCCTTTCCAAGTCCAGAGTGTCATATGACCTGCCAACCAACCATGGCAATTTCTATTGCCCAAACAGGTCAACCATTGTCTTcatgaaaaataagataaagagcAGCTGAAGGTATTGTCTTGATCCTTCACTTCACATTCTTTTGGCGGAAGGTCTGGGAGTCAGCCTAGCCTGTGGCATACGACCTTCATTATTTGAATGGCACTATGCACAGCACTTGTGAGCACAGACTCTGAAGCTACGCTGTCTGGGTTAAAATCCTAGAGGCCACTTTCTAGCCGTGTGACCCTGATGTCACCTAACCTTCCcaaatttcagtttcctcacctggaaaatggTACCTATCTCATAAGTTAATATAAAAGTAAAGCCCTTAAACAGTGACTAGCTCATAGTAGACCGTGTTAGCTATTAGTTTTATTACTTGTCCAGGTATGTTAACGAAGCTCTGAAGAGGCAACAGGAAAAGTCTCGTCTCTGCCAGTTTTAAGGGAAGTTTCATTTGAAAGTGTTAAAGGAAATTGGGGGGAGGGATTGGTCGTCATCTGAGTCAGAGCTGTCCTCCCTTGTGGAGAGGGAAGGTCAATGGTGAAGCCACTGATTCACAGGGGAGGTGATATCCTGAGTTAAGCACCCGCTTACCTGATCCGCTCTGCCCAGGGGTGTTGTTTTCCCCTAGTCCCACTGGTCCTCCCTCTTTGTTTACGTGCCTTGCTCCCTGTTTCAATGTTTCCCCATGAGTTCCATGAGGATAAAGGCTCTATCTGCCTTGTTCACCTATATCACCAAATTGCAGAGATAAtgctcagcaaatgttgctgAATTGCATGAAATGGAAAATGAGTGGGGCTGAGGGGGCCACAGTCTGTGCTGGTGAACCCAGTCAATCAAGTGGTGGAGAAGCGTTGTAAGCCTTTGAGAGGGGCAGTGCGGGAGCTGATGACTCTTGGTCCCCATCCTCATGGCGACAGCCACAGCTCCTCCTGGGCATCCGCTTCATCCTCAAACGTGGATGGTTTTCAATGACTAACATGCAACGTgcacattttaaagatgttttatttaaaaaagaaaaaccaaccaaccaaaaagcCCAACCCAAGAACTCTTGGTTCCAGGAGTCTGGGAGCAGCTTAGGTCTACGGGGAGAGTAGAACCTGGAAGACAGCACGGGACCCCTGAACCCCTGGGAAGAACAGTGGCCTTTCCCCAGGGCTCAGCCCCTTTCTGAGGCCGGGGATCATCCTCATGGTAAAAGACAGATGGGGGGCTCAGCCCCTGGAAAAAGGCAGGGAGGGCAGTTCTGGACGGCCCTAAGACCTCTTGTCCAAGTCAACAATCAGTTGGGAAGGCGGGGAAGGTGGCCCGGGGCTCGATCGGGCCTATCACAGTCATCCCCAAAGGCGGGGGTCTGCCTACGCTAGGGAGGAGGGCTCAGATAGAGAGACGCACCCCCAAGTTCGGTGAGGGGGTCAAGCCCCTCTGGAAGAAGGGGCCCTGATGGGGCGGGAGCTGGATGCAGCCCCAGGCTGGACTcctgggagggcagggcaggaggaCTCAAACTCCGAGAGGTGGGCAGAACTCAGGGACCCTGGGGGCCGCGGGGCAGCACTCGGATGGGCCGAGGCGGGGGATTGGCCAGAACGGGTTCGGGCCGGGCCCGCGTGCCGCCCCGGCGCTTCTGCTTGCGCAGCAGGTAGTTCGAGTACTGCACCTCGGGCATGGCCAGCTTGAGGCAGGCCTCGGTGGCGGGgccggcgccgccgccgccgggcaGGTCGTAGCCCATGATGTCCACCTTGCGGCTGGGCTGCCACGGCTGCAGCTGCTTGGTGCGGATCTGCGCGGCCGGCCGCAGCACGGGCTCGTCGCCGAAGCAGCGCCGCAGCAGGCGCTGGCGGGCCTCGCGCAGCTCGCGCGCCTCGCGCTCCACGCACGCGCGGCCGGCGCGCGCCACGCGGCGCCAGAAGGTGGCGTTGAAGTGGTCGTAGAGGCCGGCGTCGAGCGCGTTCCAGGCGCGCGCGGCCCGCGCCAGCGCTGCGGGGATGGCGGCCAGGCGCGAGCCGGCGGCGCGCGCGTTGAGCTTGGCGTAGAGCACGTCGTCCAGGTCCCAGGCCAGCAGGCGCCGCAGCAGCACGAGCGACTCGTCGAAGTACTCGGCGATCATGACCAGCGAGAAGACCTCCTCCACCTGGCGGATGAGGCCCGCCAGGTAGGCGGCGTCGTCTCGCGGGCTGCGCTCATTGTCGCCGCCCAGGTCGTAGGCCAGCGTGTTGTGCGCGAACATGGCGAAGTGCTCGCCCGCGCGGTAGTAGGCCTCGGGCGCGCGCAGGAAGGCCTCGAGCGACGCGTTGGGCACGCGCCGGAAGGCCGGGCAGTACTGGTTGTAGTAGCTGAAGAGTGACTCGAACATGGCGGCCGGCTCGCGCAGGATGGTGACGTAGACGGTGCCGGGCGGCATGAGGCGCTGGAGCTCGGCGCGGTCGAAGCGCAGGTGGCTGGCCAGCACGTGCGGCGGCCGCGTGGCAGGGTGCACGAAGTGCGCAGAGAAGTTGCGCGGGTAGCAGAACTGGTGCTCACAGCTCGGGTGCGGCAGGGCCACCGTCAGATTGTGACGCTCGGCAAAGCGGAACAGGATGTTCTGCACCGTCGTGCCTGCTGTCTTGTGCGTCTTCAGGAAGGCCACGGTCATGTGCTTGGGACGCGATGGCGGGTCCCGCAGGGGCGGGCAGCTCAGGGGGAACAGCTTGGGGTACctgcgggggtggggtggggaaaggagacACAGAAAGGTGAGAAGGATGTAGCTTGAGGCCTACCCCTCCCCAAGGATGGTGGGCCATGCCACAGAGAGACCCATCTTGAGCTTTGCCCATGGAACAGTAGAGGGGGGTGGTAGGCAGCTTCCAAGATGACCCACATGTGCCCTCTTGGCCTCGTGGTATTCGTGCCCTTGTGTATTCCCTTCCCCTTGAGTATGGCTGGACTTACTGATGATTCTAAGGAATAGAAGAGGACgaagtgatgggatgtcatttCTGAGATTACATCGTAAAAAGACTATGGCTTCTACCTTGGTGTCTTTCTCTTACTCTCTCCAGGATAACTCATGTTGGGGGAAGCAAGCTGCCATATTGTTGGCAGCCCTGTATGGAGGTACCGCATGTCAACAGCCCCCAAGGAACTGAGGCCCTGAGTTCACCAGCCTGCCTGAAGAACTGAAGCTTCCCAAAAccagtgagcttggaagcagatcacTTTCAATCAAACCTTCAGATGAGACTGCATCCCTAGCAGACACCTTGTTGCAACCCCATGAAAGACCTTGATCCAGAGGTACCCACTAAGCCGCACTTGGATTCCTGACCCAAAGAAACTGTGATATAATACGTGTTTGGTGTTTTCAGCTGCTAAGTTTTAAGGTAATTTGTTTATACAGAAATAGATACTATACCAGACAAAGGCCCTTGGAGGTCCTTAAGgaatcccactttacagatgtagaaactgaggaCTAGGAGAAAGGTCACTTACATAAAGTCAGGAGTCAACTCAGTCACCAGATCCTCTTgctctctgtcttctttctcatttttactcTTTAACTGGCTCCTCGCTTTGTAGATGGTGGCACTGTGCTTTGTGACAACCCATTTGTTACATGTTTCTGATTAGGCCTCTGGAGCCTCAtttgttcactcaacaaatactttttgagcatctactatgtgccaagcactactGTAGGCTCAAGAAATATAATAGTACACAAAACAGATAATAATCTTAGCCCTCGTGAAGCTGTCATTTCTGTTCCTCATTCCTGAAACAAGGGTCTTTGGTGGGATTTCTGGTGACCTGTAAGGTCCCTTCAGACTTTAATTTACCTTCCTGTTTCTTCTCTACCATTCTAAGTATCGtgtaatgaggaaaatctaagcaGCTTTGAGAACACCATTGAGCTTTCCTATCTGGCTGATTTGGGCTCAAGACAAGATCTACGCAGATATCACTTATGAAACCAGCATATCATCTGGGAAGGGGGACTGGACCCATTCACACCGTTCTCAGGGGCAGACAGTGTCGAAAATGGGGAAGTTGAGGCCCTGAGAGGAGCAGGAACTTGTTGGGTTCAT of Cynocephalus volans isolate mCynVol1 chromosome 4, mCynVol1.pri, whole genome shotgun sequence contains these proteins:
- the GAL3ST3 gene encoding galactose-3-O-sulfotransferase 3, whose protein sequence is MPPILQRLQQATKMSRRKILLLVLGCSTVTLLIHQGTQLSWYPKLFPLSCPPLRDPPSRPKHMTVAFLKTHKTAGTTVQNILFRFAERHNLTVALPHPSCEHQFCYPRNFSAHFVHPATRPPHVLASHLRFDRAELQRLMPPGTVYVTILREPAAMFESLFSYYNQYCPAFRRVPNASLEAFLRAPEAYYRAGEHFAMFAHNTLAYDLGGDNERSPRDDAAYLAGLIRQVEEVFSLVMIAEYFDESLVLLRRLLAWDLDDVLYAKLNARAAGSRLAAIPAALARAARAWNALDAGLYDHFNATFWRRVARAGRACVEREARELREARQRLLRRCFGDEPVLRPAAQIRTKQLQPWQPSRKVDIMGYDLPGGGGAGPATEACLKLAMPEVQYSNYLLRKQKRRGGTRARPEPVLANPPPRPIRVLPRGPQGP